One window of the Lactobacillus sp. PV034 genome contains the following:
- the metG gene encoding methionine--tRNA ligase, whose translation MAEKKTYYITTPIYYPSGKLTIGNAYTTVAADAMARYKRAQGYDTFFLTGTDEHGLKIEQKAEAKGIKPQEFVDDMAASYKKLWNMLDISYDKFIRTTDKEHVAAVQKIFERLLKQGDIYLGEYQGWYSVEDEEYFTESQLAEVYKDDKGKVIGGKAPSGHEVKLIKEPSYFFKMSKYADRLLDYYNEHPEFILPHSREKEMVNNFIKPGLEDLSVTRTTVNWGIPVPSDPKHVVYVWIDALSNYITALGYGSDNDSLFQKYWPADVHLVGKEIVRFHTIYWPIMLMALGLPLPKQIFGHGWVLMKDGKMSKSKGNAVYPEMIVDRYGLDALRYYLMREIPFGSDGIFTPEDFVERVNFDLANDLGNLLNRTVSMINQYQDGMVAPVSDSEDEFAQSLRETAQTTIDNYYQKMDQLHFSQALDEIWKLISRANKYIDETTPWVLNKEGKKEELSRVMSNLAESLRLVALLIQPVMTESPAKMFAQLGLDQDNEAANILEWGAYGWNSKVTEKPTPIFPRLKNDEEVKYIKEQMAKAKPKKATRSQQKEAQKEAKTITIDDFDKVEMKVGQILSVEPVKGSNKLLAFKLDFGEDKPRQILSGIAKFYPNYEELVDKKVLAVTNLKPRKMLGHLSQGMLLSSEKNGEVKLSLVGDEHEVGAILG comes from the coding sequence ATGGCAGAAAAGAAAACATATTACATTACAACTCCAATTTATTATCCATCTGGTAAATTAACTATTGGGAATGCTTATACTACTGTTGCTGCAGATGCAATGGCACGTTACAAACGCGCTCAAGGTTATGATACTTTCTTTTTAACTGGGACAGATGAACACGGCTTAAAGATTGAACAAAAGGCTGAAGCAAAGGGGATTAAACCGCAAGAATTTGTGGATGATATGGCAGCTTCATACAAAAAATTATGGAATATGCTAGATATTTCTTATGATAAATTTATCCGTACTACTGATAAAGAACATGTGGCTGCTGTACAAAAGATTTTTGAACGCTTATTAAAACAGGGCGATATTTATCTTGGCGAATATCAAGGTTGGTATTCAGTAGAAGATGAAGAGTACTTTACTGAATCACAGTTAGCCGAAGTTTATAAGGATGATAAGGGTAAAGTGATTGGTGGTAAAGCTCCATCAGGTCATGAAGTTAAACTAATTAAAGAACCATCTTACTTCTTTAAGATGAGCAAATACGCAGATCGTTTACTTGATTATTATAATGAACATCCTGAATTTATTTTGCCTCATTCACGTGAAAAGGAAATGGTCAATAACTTTATTAAACCAGGCCTTGAAGACTTATCAGTAACTAGAACTACTGTTAACTGGGGAATTCCTGTACCAAGCGATCCAAAGCACGTAGTTTATGTTTGGATTGATGCTCTATCAAACTATATTACTGCGTTAGGCTATGGTTCTGATAATGATTCTTTATTCCAAAAATATTGGCCAGCAGACGTTCACTTAGTGGGTAAGGAAATCGTTCGTTTCCACACTATTTATTGGCCAATTATGTTAATGGCTCTAGGTTTGCCACTGCCTAAACAAATCTTTGGTCACGGCTGGGTCTTGATGAAAGACGGCAAAATGTCTAAGTCTAAGGGAAATGCTGTATATCCTGAAATGATTGTTGATCGTTATGGACTAGATGCTTTGCGTTACTACTTAATGCGTGAAATTCCATTTGGTAGCGATGGGATTTTTACACCCGAAGATTTTGTTGAAAGAGTTAACTTTGATCTAGCTAACGATCTTGGTAACCTTTTGAATAGAACGGTTTCAATGATTAATCAATATCAAGATGGTATGGTTGCCCCAGTAAGTGATAGCGAAGATGAATTTGCTCAAAGTTTACGTGAAACTGCTCAAACCACAATTGATAATTACTATCAGAAAATGGACCAATTGCATTTCTCACAAGCTTTAGATGAGATTTGGAAGCTTATTTCACGTGCAAATAAATATATTGATGAAACTACCCCATGGGTATTGAATAAAGAGGGTAAAAAAGAAGAACTTTCACGTGTAATGAGTAACTTGGCTGAGAGTTTACGTTTGGTGGCACTCTTAATTCAGCCGGTCATGACTGAAAGTCCTGCAAAGATGTTTGCTCAATTGGGATTAGACCAAGATAACGAAGCAGCCAATATTTTAGAATGGGGTGCTTATGGTTGGAATAGTAAAGTAACTGAAAAACCAACGCCAATTTTCCCTCGTTTAAAAAATGACGAAGAAGTTAAGTACATCAAAGAACAGATGGCTAAGGCTAAGCCTAAGAAGGCAACTCGTAGTCAGCAAAAGGAAGCGCAAAAAGAGGCTAAAACTATTACTATCGATGACTTCGATAAAGTAGAAATGAAAGTCGGCCAAATTTTAAGTGTCGAACCAGTTAAGGGCTCCAATAAGTTATTAGCCTTTAAGTTAGACTTTGGCGAAGACAAGCCACGTCAAATTCTAAGTGGGATTGCTAAGTTTTATCCTAACTATGAAGAATTAGTGGATAAAAAGGTCTTAGCGGTAACTAATTTGAAGCCAAGAAAGATGTTAGGTCACTTGAGTCAAGGAATGCTTTTATCAAGTGAAAAGAATGGTGAAGTTAAGTTGAGTCTTGTTGGCGATGAACATGAAGTGGGAGCGATTCTAGGTTAA